One part of the Arabidopsis thaliana chromosome 4, partial sequence genome encodes these proteins:
- a CDS encoding ATPase, F0/V0 complex, subunit C protein (ATPase, F0/V0 complex, subunit C protein; FUNCTIONS IN: ATPase activity; INVOLVED IN: ATP synthesis coupled proton transport; LOCATED IN: vacuole; EXPRESSED IN: 24 plant structures; EXPRESSED DURING: 15 growth stages; CONTAINS InterPro DOMAIN/s: ATPase, F0/V0 complex, subunit C (InterPro:IPR002379), ATPase, V0 complex, proteolipid subunit C (InterPro:IPR000245); BEST Arabidopsis thaliana protein match is: ATPase, F0/V0 complex, subunit C protein (TAIR:AT2G25610.1); Has 1807 Blast hits to 1807 proteins in 277 species: Archae - 0; Bacteria - 0; Metazoa - 736; Fungi - 347; Plants - 385; Viruses - 0; Other Eukaryotes - 339 (source: NCBI BLink).), with translation MSGVVALGHASSWGAALVRISPYTFSAIGIAISIGVSVLGAAWGIYITGSSLIGAAIEAPRITSKNLISVIFCEAVAIYGVIVAIILQTKLESVPSSKMYDAESLRAGYAIFASGIIVGFANLVCGLCVGIIGSSCALSDAQNSTLFVKILVIEIFGSALGLFGVIVGIIMSAQATWPTK, from the exons atgTCTGGTGTGGTTGCTCTTGGTCATGCGAGCTCGTGGGGCGCAGCGCTGGTAAGGATCTCGCCGTATACTTTCTCCGCAATCGGAATCGCCATCTCGATCGGTGTCTCAGTCCTCGGTGCCGCCTG GGGAATTTACATTACGGGAAGTAGTTTGATCGGTGCGGCTATAGAAGCTCCTCGTATTACTTCGAAGAATCTCATCAG TGTCATCTTTTGCGAAGCTGTTGCTATATATGGAGTTATTGTTGCAATCATACTGCAAACAAAGTTGGAGAGTGTCCCATCTTCAAAGATGTATGATGCTGAGTCTCTTAGAGCTGGATATGCAATCTTTGCATCTGGAATTATAGTTGGATTCGCCAACCTTGTATGCGG GTTATGTGTAGGAATCATTGGAAGCAGTTGTGCATTGTCCGATGCTCAGAACTCCACACTTTTTGTAAAGATTCTTGTGATCGAGATATTCGGGAGTGCTCTCGGGTTGTTTGGAGTTATTGTGGGAATTATTATGTCTGCACAAGCGACATGGCCAAcgaaatag
- a CDS encoding ATPase, F0/V0 complex, subunit C protein (ATPase, F0/V0 complex, subunit C protein; FUNCTIONS IN: ATPase activity; INVOLVED IN: ATP synthesis coupled proton transport; EXPRESSED IN: 24 plant structures; EXPRESSED DURING: 15 growth stages; CONTAINS InterPro DOMAIN/s: ATPase, F0/V0 complex, subunit C (InterPro:IPR002379), ATPase, V0 complex, proteolipid subunit C (InterPro:IPR000245); BEST Arabidopsis thaliana protein match is: ATPase, F0/V0 complex, subunit C protein (TAIR:AT2G25610.1); Has 30201 Blast hits to 17322 proteins in 780 species: Archae - 12; Bacteria - 1396; Metazoa - 17338; Fungi - 3422; Plants - 5037; Viruses - 0; Other Eukaryotes - 2996 (source: NCBI BLink).): MSGVVALGHASSWGAALVRISPYTFSAIGIAISIGVSVLGAAWGIYITGSSLIGAAIEAPRITSKNLISVIFCEAVAIYGVIVAIILQTKLESVPSSKMYDAESLRAGYAIFASGIIVGFANLVCGSVSTLFSFLTVLVFGFHCQICNRGPHFSCRLCVGIIGSSCALSDAQNSTLFVKILVIEIFGSALGLFGVIVGIIMSAQATWPTK, from the exons atgTCTGGTGTGGTTGCTCTTGGTCATGCGAGCTCGTGGGGCGCAGCGCTGGTAAGGATCTCGCCGTATACTTTCTCCGCAATCGGAATCGCCATCTCGATCGGTGTCTCAGTCCTCGGTGCCGCCTG GGGAATTTACATTACGGGAAGTAGTTTGATCGGTGCGGCTATAGAAGCTCCTCGTATTACTTCGAAGAATCTCATCAG TGTCATCTTTTGCGAAGCTGTTGCTATATATGGAGTTATTGTTGCAATCATACTGCAAACAAAGTTGGAGAGTGTCCCATCTTCAAAGATGTATGATGCTGAGTCTCTTAGAGCTGGATATGCAATCTTTGCATCTGGAATTATAGTTGGATTCGCCAACCTTGTATGCGGGTCTGTATCTACCCTTTTCTCCTTCCTTacagttttggtttttggattcCATTGTCAGATATGCAACCGAGGTCCACATTTCTCTTGCAGGTTATGTGTAGGAATCATTGGAAGCAGTTGTGCATTGTCCGATGCTCAGAACTCCACACTTTTTGTAAAGATTCTTGTGATCGAGATATTCGGGAGTGCTCTCGGGTTGTTTGGAGTTATTGTGGGAATTATTATGTCTGCACAAGCGACATGGCCAAcgaaatag
- the YUC1 gene encoding Flavin-binding monooxygenase family protein (YUCCA 1 (YUC1); FUNCTIONS IN: NADP or NADPH binding, oxidoreductase activity, FAD binding, flavin-containing monooxygenase activity; INVOLVED IN: in 7 processes; EXPRESSED IN: 12 plant structures; EXPRESSED DURING: C globular stage, F mature embryo stage, petal differentiation and expansion stage, E expanded cotyledon stage, D bilateral stage; CONTAINS InterPro DOMAIN/s: Pyridine nucleotide-disulphide oxidoreductase, class-II (InterPro:IPR000103), FAD-dependent pyridine nucleotide-disulphide oxidoreductase (InterPro:IPR013027), Flavin-containing monooxygenase-like (InterPro:IPR020946); BEST Arabidopsis thaliana protein match is: Flavin-binding monooxygenase family protein (TAIR:AT5G11320.1); Has 1807 Blast hits to 1807 proteins in 277 species: Archae - 0; Bacteria - 0; Metazoa - 736; Fungi - 347; Plants - 385; Viruses - 0; Other Eukaryotes - 339 (source: NCBI BLink).) gives MESHPHNKTDQTQHIILVHGPIIIGAGPSGLATSACLSSRGVPSLILERSDSIASLWKSKTYDRLRLHLPKHFCRLPLLDFPEYYPKYPSKNEFLAYLESYASHFRIAPRFNKNVQNAAYDSSSGFWRVKTHDNTEYLSKWLIVATGENADPYFPEIPGRKKFSGGKIVHASEYKSGEEFRRQKVLVVGCGNSGMEISLDLVRHNASPHLVVRNTVHVLPREILGVSTFGVGMTLLKCLPLRLVDKFLLLMANLSFGNTDRLGLRRPKTGPLELKNVTGKSPVLDVGAMSLIRSGMIQIMEGVKEITKKGAKFMDGQEKDFDSIIFATGYKSNVPTWLQGGDFFTDDGMPKTPFPNGWRGGKGLYTVGFTRRGLLGTASDAVKIAGEIGDQWRDEIKGSTRNMCSSRFVFTSKS, from the exons ATGGAGTCTCATCCTCACAACAAAACTGACCAGACCCAGCATATCATCCTCGTACACGGTCCCATCATCATCGGAGCTGGCCCTTCTGGTCTTGCCACTTCAGCATGTCTCTCGAGCCGTGGAGTCCCTTCTTTGATCCTAGAACGGTCGGATTCAATAGCATCTCTATGGAAATCTAAAACCTACGACCGACTCAGACTCCATCTCCCAAAACACTTTTGCCGGTTACCCCTCCTGGACTTCCCTGAATATTACCCAAAATACCCTTCCAAAAACGAGTTCTTGGCCTACCTTGAGTCCTACGCTTCCCACTTCCGCATCGCTCCAAGGTTCAACAAGAACGTACAAAACGCAGCTTACGATTCTTCCTCCGGTTTCTGGAGAGTAAAGACTCATGATAACACAGAGTACCTCTCCAAATGGCTTATCGTAGCCACCGGTGAGAACGCAGATCCATACTTCCCCGAGATTCCAGGGAGAAAGAAGTTTTCCGGCGGAAAAATCGTTCACGCGAGTGAGTACAAAAGCGGCGAAGAGTTCCGGCGGCAGAAAGTTTTGGTTGTCGGATGTGGAAATTCCGGCATGGAAATTAGCTTAGACCTCGTCCGACATAACGCATCTCCTCATCTTGTTGTCCGGAACACC GTTCATGTGTTGCCAAGGGAGATACTTGGGGTATCAACATTTGGAGTTGGAATGACACTTCTCAAATGCTTACCCTTAAGGCTCGTTGACAAGTTCTTGTTATTGATGGCCAATCTTTCGTTTGGAAATACCGACCGGTTGGGCCTTCGCCGACCAAAAACGGGTCCGCTTGAGCTGAAAAATGTCACCGGCAAAAGTCCGGTTCTCGATGTCGGAGCTATGTCTCTCATCAGATCCGGCATGATTCAG ataatGGAAGGTGTAAaggaaataacaaagaaaggaGCAAAGTTTATGGATGGTCAAGAAAAGGACTTTGACTCTATCATATTTGCCACTGGTTACAAAAGCAACGTGCCTACTTGGCTTCAG GGAGGTGATTTTTTCACGGACGATGGGATGCCGAAAACGCCGTTTCCTAACGGCTGGAGAGGAGGGAAAGGATTGTACACAGTTGGTTTTACGAGAAGAGGACTCCTTGGAACGGCGTCTGACGCCGTTAAGATCGCTGGCGAAATTGGTGACCAGTGGAGAGACGAAATCAAGGGGTCCACCAGGAATATGTGCAGTTCTCGTTTTGTCTTTACCTCTAAATCCTAA
- the YUC1 gene encoding Flavin-binding monooxygenase family protein, with protein MESHPHNKTDQTQHIILVHGPIIIGAGPSGLATSACLSSRGVPSLILERSDSIASLWKSKTYDRLRLHLPKHFCRLPLLDFPEYYPKYPSKNEFLAYLESYASHFRIAPRFNKNVQNAAYDSSSGFWRVKTHDNTEYLSKWLIVATGENADPYFPEIPGRKKFSGGKIVHASEYKSGEEFRRQKVLVVGCGNSGMEISLDLVRHNASPHLVVRNTVHVLPREILGVSTFGVGMTLLKCLPLRLVDKFLLLMANLSFGNTDRLGLRRPKTGPLELKNVTGKSPVLDVGAMSLIRSGMIQVSIMEGVKEITKKGAKFMDGQEKDFDSIIFATGYKSNVPTWLQGGDFFTDDGMPKTPFPNGWRGGKGLYTVGFTRRGLLGTASDAVKIAGEIGDQWRDEIKGSTRNMCSSRFVFTSKS; from the exons ATGGAGTCTCATCCTCACAACAAAACTGACCAGACCCAGCATATCATCCTCGTACACGGTCCCATCATCATCGGAGCTGGCCCTTCTGGTCTTGCCACTTCAGCATGTCTCTCGAGCCGTGGAGTCCCTTCTTTGATCCTAGAACGGTCGGATTCAATAGCATCTCTATGGAAATCTAAAACCTACGACCGACTCAGACTCCATCTCCCAAAACACTTTTGCCGGTTACCCCTCCTGGACTTCCCTGAATATTACCCAAAATACCCTTCCAAAAACGAGTTCTTGGCCTACCTTGAGTCCTACGCTTCCCACTTCCGCATCGCTCCAAGGTTCAACAAGAACGTACAAAACGCAGCTTACGATTCTTCCTCCGGTTTCTGGAGAGTAAAGACTCATGATAACACAGAGTACCTCTCCAAATGGCTTATCGTAGCCACCGGTGAGAACGCAGATCCATACTTCCCCGAGATTCCAGGGAGAAAGAAGTTTTCCGGCGGAAAAATCGTTCACGCGAGTGAGTACAAAAGCGGCGAAGAGTTCCGGCGGCAGAAAGTTTTGGTTGTCGGATGTGGAAATTCCGGCATGGAAATTAGCTTAGACCTCGTCCGACATAACGCATCTCCTCATCTTGTTGTCCGGAACACC GTTCATGTGTTGCCAAGGGAGATACTTGGGGTATCAACATTTGGAGTTGGAATGACACTTCTCAAATGCTTACCCTTAAGGCTCGTTGACAAGTTCTTGTTATTGATGGCCAATCTTTCGTTTGGAAATACCGACCGGTTGGGCCTTCGCCGACCAAAAACGGGTCCGCTTGAGCTGAAAAATGTCACCGGCAAAAGTCCGGTTCTCGATGTCGGAGCTATGTCTCTCATCAGATCCGGCATGATTCAGGTGAGT ataatGGAAGGTGTAAaggaaataacaaagaaaggaGCAAAGTTTATGGATGGTCAAGAAAAGGACTTTGACTCTATCATATTTGCCACTGGTTACAAAAGCAACGTGCCTACTTGGCTTCAG GGAGGTGATTTTTTCACGGACGATGGGATGCCGAAAACGCCGTTTCCTAACGGCTGGAGAGGAGGGAAAGGATTGTACACAGTTGGTTTTACGAGAAGAGGACTCCTTGGAACGGCGTCTGACGCCGTTAAGATCGCTGGCGAAATTGGTGACCAGTGGAGAGACGAAATCAAGGGGTCCACCAGGAATATGTGCAGTTCTCGTTTTGTCTTTACCTCTAAATCCTAA